From a region of the Molothrus ater isolate BHLD 08-10-18 breed brown headed cowbird chromosome 15, BPBGC_Mater_1.1, whole genome shotgun sequence genome:
- the FAXDC2 gene encoding fatty acid hydroxylase domain-containing protein 2 isoform X1, translated as MIIYNIPQQLCYCVLQSVCEAKQAVTGLPSSFQIPKMPGQDTAARAHSCCFSQGKKLSDALRISAYVFSTGLLMFTALVNTASWFMQNITLGNFWQTAWLEFYDHVEGDEWTIFLVGAALVPALAFWGFNGILLVADITGKPTFITRYRIQLGKNDPVDRKKLWKAIYTALGNQFFVSFPMLVPMFYIMKWWENTFSKELPTFQWFLVELSIFTVVEEILFYYTHRLVHHPVLYKHIHKKHHEWTAPIGVVSIYAHPIEHIVSNTLPVMTGPMIMGSHIVSISAWFSIALVTTSISHCGYHLPLLPSPEFHDFHHLKFNQCYGVLGVLDFLHGTDKMFRQTKAFERHKVLLSLTPLSESIPEPPKKEE; from the exons ATGATTATATACAATATCCCACAACAGCTTTGTTATTGTGTTCTTCAGAGTGTGTGTGAAGCTAAACAGGCCGTCACAGGACTGCCTTCATCATTTCAAATACCAAAAAtgccagggcaggacacagcagcacgTGCTCACTCCTGTTGCTTCTCACAGGGAAAGAAGCTCTCGGATGCCTTGAGGATCAGTGCCTATGTCTTCAGTACAGGCCTGCTCATGTTCACTGCCCTGGTGAACACTGCTTCCTG GTTTATGCAGAATATAACTTTAGGCAATTTCTGGCAAACAGCGTGGTTGGAGTTCTATGACCATGTGGAGGGCGATGAGTGGACAATCTTCCTCGTTG GGGCTGCATTGGTGCCTGCACTTGCTTTCTGGGGCTTCAATGGAATCCTTCTGGTGGCTGATATAACAGGAAAGCCAACTTTCATTACTCGCTATCGCATTCAGCTGGGCAAGAATGATCCT GTGGACAGAAAGAAATTGTGGAAAGCCATCTACACAGCGCTGGGTAATCAgttttttgtctcctttcccATGCTTGTGCCCATGTTCTACATCATGAAATGGTGGGAAAACACCTTCAGCAAGGAATTACCAACCTTCCAATGGTTTCTTGTGGAGCTAAGCATTTTTACTGTAGTAGAGGAAATTCTCTTCTATTATACACACAG GCTTGTTCACCACCCAGTGCTGTATAAGCACATTCACAAGAAGCACCACGAGTGGACAGCCCCCATCGGCGTGGTCTCCATTTATGCTCACCCTATAGAGCACATA GTCTCCAACACTCTGCCTGTCATGACTGGCCCGATGATCATGGGATCTCACATTGTTTCAATCTCAGCATGGTTCTCCATAGCTCTTGTAACAACAAGCATTTCTCACTGTGGCTACCACCTGCCCCTCCTGCCATCTCCAGAGTTCCACGACTTCCACCACCTCAA GTTCAACCAGTGCTACGGAGTGCTGGGAGTGCTGGATTTTCTGCATGGCACGGACAAAATGTTCAGACAGACCAAAGCCTTTGAAAGACACAAGGTCCTGCTCAGCCTCACACCACTCTCTGAAAGCATCCCAGAGCCACCCAAGAAAGAGGAGTGa
- the FAXDC2 gene encoding fatty acid hydroxylase domain-containing protein 2 isoform X2, whose protein sequence is METDSGYSSTAELQKQGKKLSDALRISAYVFSTGLLMFTALVNTASWFMQNITLGNFWQTAWLEFYDHVEGDEWTIFLVGAALVPALAFWGFNGILLVADITGKPTFITRYRIQLGKNDPVDRKKLWKAIYTALGNQFFVSFPMLVPMFYIMKWWENTFSKELPTFQWFLVELSIFTVVEEILFYYTHRLVHHPVLYKHIHKKHHEWTAPIGVVSIYAHPIEHIVSNTLPVMTGPMIMGSHIVSISAWFSIALVTTSISHCGYHLPLLPSPEFHDFHHLKFNQCYGVLGVLDFLHGTDKMFRQTKAFERHKVLLSLTPLSESIPEPPKKEE, encoded by the exons atggaAACTGACTCTGGATATTcctccacagctgagctgcagaagcAG GGAAAGAAGCTCTCGGATGCCTTGAGGATCAGTGCCTATGTCTTCAGTACAGGCCTGCTCATGTTCACTGCCCTGGTGAACACTGCTTCCTG GTTTATGCAGAATATAACTTTAGGCAATTTCTGGCAAACAGCGTGGTTGGAGTTCTATGACCATGTGGAGGGCGATGAGTGGACAATCTTCCTCGTTG GGGCTGCATTGGTGCCTGCACTTGCTTTCTGGGGCTTCAATGGAATCCTTCTGGTGGCTGATATAACAGGAAAGCCAACTTTCATTACTCGCTATCGCATTCAGCTGGGCAAGAATGATCCT GTGGACAGAAAGAAATTGTGGAAAGCCATCTACACAGCGCTGGGTAATCAgttttttgtctcctttcccATGCTTGTGCCCATGTTCTACATCATGAAATGGTGGGAAAACACCTTCAGCAAGGAATTACCAACCTTCCAATGGTTTCTTGTGGAGCTAAGCATTTTTACTGTAGTAGAGGAAATTCTCTTCTATTATACACACAG GCTTGTTCACCACCCAGTGCTGTATAAGCACATTCACAAGAAGCACCACGAGTGGACAGCCCCCATCGGCGTGGTCTCCATTTATGCTCACCCTATAGAGCACATA GTCTCCAACACTCTGCCTGTCATGACTGGCCCGATGATCATGGGATCTCACATTGTTTCAATCTCAGCATGGTTCTCCATAGCTCTTGTAACAACAAGCATTTCTCACTGTGGCTACCACCTGCCCCTCCTGCCATCTCCAGAGTTCCACGACTTCCACCACCTCAA GTTCAACCAGTGCTACGGAGTGCTGGGAGTGCTGGATTTTCTGCATGGCACGGACAAAATGTTCAGACAGACCAAAGCCTTTGAAAGACACAAGGTCCTGCTCAGCCTCACACCACTCTCTGAAAGCATCCCAGAGCCACCCAAGAAAGAGGAGTGa
- the CNOT8 gene encoding CCR4-NOT transcription complex subunit 8 produces MPAALAENSQVICEVWANNLEEEMRKIREIVLSYSYIAMDTEFPGVVVRPIGEFRSSIDYQYQLLRCNVDLLKIIQLGLTFTNEKGEYPSGINTWQFNFKFNLTEDMYSQDSIDLLASSGLQFQKHEEEGIDTLHFAELLMTSGVVLSDSVKWLSFHSGYDFGYMVKLLTDSRLPEEEHEFFHILNLFFPSIYDVKYLMKSCKNLKGGLQEVADQLDLQRIGRQHQAGSDSLLTGMAFFRMKELFFEDTIDDAKYCGRLYGLGTGVAQKQNEDVDSAQEKMSILAIINNMQP; encoded by the exons ATGCCAGCAGCCCTTGCAGAGAACAGCCAGGTTATCTGTGAAGTATGGGCCAACAACCTGGaggaagagatgaggaaaatTCGGGAGATTGTCCTGAGTTACAGCTACATTGCCATG gacaCGGAGTTCCCGGGCGTGGTGGTGAGGCCGATCGGTGAATTCCGCAGCTCCATCGATTATCAGTACCAGCTCCTGCGCTGCAACGTCGACCTGCTGAAAATCATCCAGCTGGGCCTGACTTTCACAAATGAGAAGGGGGAATATCCTTCTGGCATTAACACCTGGCAGTTCAACTTCAAATTCAACCTCAC ggaAGACATGTACTCTCAGGATTCCATAGACCTCCttgccagctctgggctgcagttCCAGAAGCATGAAGAGGAAGGGATTGACACCCTGCACTTTGCTGAGTTGCTCATGACGTCGGGGGTTGTCCTCAGTGACAGTGTGAAATGGCTGTCCTTCCACAG tggttATGACTTTGGCTACATGGTGAAGTTGTTGACAGACTCCAGGTTACCAGAAGAGGAACATGAATTTTTCCATATCTTAAACCTTTTCTTCCCATCTATCTATGATGTGAAGTACTTAATGAAGAGCTGCAAAAACCTCAAG GGTGGCCTTCAGGAAGTGGCAGACCAGCTGGATTTGCAGCGAATTGGACGACAACACCAGGCAGGATCAGACTCTCTCCTCACAGGAATGGCATTTTTCAGAATGAAAGAG tTGTTTTTTGAGGATACAATTGATGATGCAAAGTATTGTGGACGACTGTATGGCCTTGGCACAGGAGTGgctcagaaacaaaatgaagatGTGGACTCAGCCCAagagaaaatgagcattttGGCCATTATCAACAACATGCAGCCGTGA